The Dickeya poaceiphila DNA window CCTGCATGTGCTGCGGCTGCTTAACGAACCGACCGCGGCAGCGATTGCCTACGGACTGGACTCTGGTCAGGAAGGCGTGATCGCGGTGTATGACTTGGGCGGTGGCACCTTTGATATTTCGATCCTGCGTCTTAGCCGCGGGGTATTCGAAGTGCTGGCTACCGGCGGTGATTCCGCGCTGGGCGGTGATGATTTCGACCATTTGTTGGTCGAGTGGATTCGTGAGCAAGCTGGGATCACTGTGCGTGATGATCATCACTTGCAGCAGGCATTGCTTGATACCGCCATCCAGACCAAGATTGCCCTGAGCAATGCGCAACGTGTGCCGGTTTCGGTCGTGGGCTGGCAAGGCGATATTACTCGTGATCAGTTCAACACCTTGATTGCGCCATTGGTAAAACGCACGCTGTTGTCTTGCCGTCGCTCGTTGAAAGATGCGGGTGTAGAGCTGGATGAGGTGAAAGAAGTGGTGATGGTCGGCGGCTCCACTCGCGTGCCATTGGTACGTGAGAAGGTAGGCGAATTCTTTGGCCGCACGCCGTTAACCTCTATCGACCCGGACAAAGTGGTGGCTATCGGTGCAGCGATTCAGGCCGATATTCTGGTGGGCAACAAACCCGACAGTGAAATGTTGCTGCTGGATGTGATTCCGCTGTCGCTGGGCCTGGAAACCATGGGCGGGCTGGTCGAGAAAGTGATTCCGCGTAATACCACGATTCCGGTGGCGCGTGCGCAGGAGTTCACTACCTTCAAAGATGGCCAGACCGCGATGATGATCCATGTATTGCAGGGCGAGCGCGAACTGGTACAGGATTGCCGTTCGCTTGGGCGTTTCACATTGCGTGGTATTCCTGCGATGCCTGCTGGCGGCGCACATATCCGAGTGACGTTTCAGGTAGACGCAGACGGGTTGCTGAGCGTGACGGCGATGGAAAAATCCACCGGGGTGGAAGCGTCCATTCAGGTGAAGCCCTCTTATGGTCTGAGCGACGATGAAATCGCTACCATGATTACCGACTCCATGCAGAACGCCCAGAGCGACATGAGTGCCCGCAGGCTGGCTGAGCAGCGCGTGGAAGCGACGCGTGTGTTGGAAAGCCTCAACAGCGCGCTGGCGACGGATGCCACCTTACTGAGCAATGACGAGCGGGCGGAAATCGACGCTGCCTGTCTTGAGCTGCAGCAGGCCGCACAGCAAACTGACGCCTCAGCCATTGAGGCGGCAATTAAAAAATTAGATCAACAAACCCAGGAATTCGCTGCCCGCAGGATGGATGAGTCTATCCGCCGCGCGTTGGCGGGGCATTCCGTGGACGAGGTATAACATGCCCAAGATTGTTTTTCTGCCGCATCAGGACTTGTGTCCGGAAGGGGCGGTGTTGGAAGCGAATAGTGGTGAAACTATTCTGGACGTGGCACTGCGCAACGGTATTGAAATTGAACATGCCTGCGAAAAATCCTGTGCCTGTACCACTTGCCATTGCATTGTCCGGGAAGGGTTTGATTCGTTGCCGGAAAGCACTGAAGATGAAGACGACATGCTGGACAAAGCTTGGGGGCTGGAGCCGGAAAGCCGACTGGGTTGTCAGGCGCGCATTACCGATGAAGATCTGGTGGTGGAAATTCCGCGTTATACCATTAACCATGCGCGCGAGCATTGACGGAGTAACTTATGGGATTGAAGTGGACCGATAGCCGTGAAATCGGTGAGGCGTTGTACGATCTGTATCCTGATACTGACCCGAAAACCGTGCGTTTTACCGACTTGCACCGTTGGATTTGCGAGCTGGATGAGTTTGATGATGAGCCTGAGGCATCAAACGAGAAAATTTTGGAAGCGATCCTGCTGGTATGGCTGGACGAAGCCGAGTAACGGAACTGATCAACGGGCTGCCTTGGGGTGGCCCGTTTTCTCTTTTTTATCGTGGCGATAACGGGCTGATAATAACAAAGCCCAATCTGGAGTAGATGTATGACAACTGAAGCGATGCTGATTACCCTTTCCCATCAGCCAGCGGACGCACGCTGGGGTGAGAAAGCCTCGTTAACCGCCAATGAGCAGGGATTTACCATTCATTTGTCCGGCGACAAGCCGCAGACCATTATTCAGCGTGCGGCCCGCAAAATCGACGGGCAGGGCATCAAACACGTTAAACTGGCGGGCGAAGGCTGGGATCTGGAAAGCAGTTGGGCATTCTGGCAAGGGTATCGCAGGCCGAAGGGCAAGCGCACGGTGGAGTGGGCTACATTACCAGAGTCACAGCAGCAGGAGCTGGAACGCCGCCTTAAGATCGTTGACTGGGTACGCGATACCATCAATCTGCCGGCGGAAGATTTGGGTCCAGAGCAACTGGCTACCCGTGCTATCGATCTGCTGTGCAGCGTGGCGGGGGAAGCAATTTCCTATCGCATTACCAAAGGCGAAGATCTGCGTGAGCAGAATTACGCCGGCCTGCATACCGTAGGACGCGGTTCCGAACGTTCGCCGGTATTGCTGGCACTGGATTATAACCCGACCGGCAAGGCTGATGCGCCGGTGTTGGCCTGTCTGGTTGGTAAAGGCATCACCTTTGATACCGGCGGCTACAGTCTCAAGGGCAGCAGCTTCATGGATTCCATGAAGTCTGATATGGGCGGCGCGGCGCTGGCGACCGGCGCGCTGGCGATGGCTGCGGCTCGCGGTCTGCAGCAGCGCGTGAAACTGTATCTGTGCTGTGCTGACAACATGGTCAGCGGCAATGCGTTTCGTCTGGGCGATATCATTCGCTATCGCAATGGTAAAACCGTTGAAGTCATGAATACCGATGCCGAAGGGCGTTTGGTGCTGGCCGATGGCCTGATTGACGCCTGCGAGCAGAATCCGCAGTGGATTGTTGACTGCGCGACCCTGACCGGGGCAGCTAAAACGGCACTGGGTAATGATTACCACGCGCTGTTCAGCTTTGACGATGCAATGATTGACTCGCTGATGGACAGTGCTCGCCGCGAAGGTGAGCCGTTCTGGCGTCTGCCGTTGGAAGAGTTCCATCGCCAGCATTTGCCGTCTAACTTCGCTGAGCTAAATAACGTTGCTGGCGCGGCGCATACCGCAGGAGCCAGCTCGGCTGCGGCGTTCCTGTCTCACTTTGTGAAAAACTATCAGCAAGGTTGGCTGCATATTGACTGTTCTGCCACCTACCGCAAGTCGGCGGTGGATCAGTGGTCTGCCGGTGCAACCGGTCTTGGCGTGCGCACACTGGCCGATTTTCTGCTAAGTAAAGCGGGTTGAGTTGTCTATAGGCTGGCAAATGATGTGACAACAGGGAACAGCGGTTCCCTGTTGTCGTTATATTAATTGCTAACGTTCAGCGTCGTTGCCGTATGCAATATCAGGCAACGTTAAGCGTTGAGGAGAGTTATGGAGTTTTCACCCCACAATCGGCTGGAAGAGGTGTTAAAGCTGGCTGCATCGGAACCGGCACACCGGCCTGAGTTTTTCAGCGAACTGCTGGAGGCGACGGTGTATGTGTTGGGTCACAGCGAAGACGTGATGTCTGGCGAAAACAGCCTGCAGGCGGACAGTGAGCTGCAATTGCAGCATTGGGAAAAACCGGACGGTGATTCCGCTATCCCGTTTTTCTCTTCGCTGGAAGCATTGCAACTGGCTGTGACCAGCGAACAGGCATTTCTGGCATTACCCGCCAGAACGCTGTTCGATATCACCCGCGGCGCCACGTTGTTTTTGAACCCGAAGCTGCCGTATGGCAAAGAATTTCTGCCCCAGGAGATTGAACATGTGTTATCCGGTGAGGGTAGCGGCCTGGTACAACAGCATATTCTGGATGGCGATACCGAACTAAAAATCGGTATTCCAACTGAGATGCCGACACAGATGATTGATTCTCTGACTCAGTTGTTCAGTAAGCACCGCAACGTCAAACGGGCGTTTCTGGCGCAGATTCAGGAGCCAGATGAAGAACAACCGCATTTGCTGATTGGTCTGGATGTGTATGGCGATGATCTGGACGAGTTGATTCAGGCTGCCGGATCGGTGGCGACCGATACTCAGCCGGATGACCGCCCGATCGATATTTGTCTGGTGAATAACGAAGAACCCGGCATTAGCCACTTTTTAATTTGCCATACTACGCCGTTTTATGAGCGCAAATGGGGCAGTTTCCTGCGCGAGTTCAAAAATAGCGGTCAGGCATAACAGACTGTCAA harbors:
- the iscX gene encoding Fe-S cluster assembly protein IscX, giving the protein MGLKWTDSREIGEALYDLYPDTDPKTVRFTDLHRWICELDEFDDEPEASNEKILEAILLVWLDEAE
- the sseB gene encoding enhanced serine sensitivity protein SseB, producing the protein MEFSPHNRLEEVLKLAASEPAHRPEFFSELLEATVYVLGHSEDVMSGENSLQADSELQLQHWEKPDGDSAIPFFSSLEALQLAVTSEQAFLALPARTLFDITRGATLFLNPKLPYGKEFLPQEIEHVLSGEGSGLVQQHILDGDTELKIGIPTEMPTQMIDSLTQLFSKHRNVKRAFLAQIQEPDEEQPHLLIGLDVYGDDLDELIQAAGSVATDTQPDDRPIDICLVNNEEPGISHFLICHTTPFYERKWGSFLREFKNSGQA
- the fdx gene encoding ISC system 2Fe-2S type ferredoxin; this translates as MPKIVFLPHQDLCPEGAVLEANSGETILDVALRNGIEIEHACEKSCACTTCHCIVREGFDSLPESTEDEDDMLDKAWGLEPESRLGCQARITDEDLVVEIPRYTINHAREH
- the hscA gene encoding Fe-S protein assembly chaperone HscA, which gives rise to MALLQISEPGLSAEPHQRRLAVGIDLGTTHSLVATVRSGETQTLPDHNGRHLLPSVVHYTADGYTVGWEARQQATADPVNTVSSVKRLMGRSLSDIRQRYPHLPYRLEASENGLPVLQTSSGPRNPIQISADILSALTRRAEEALNGQPDGVVITVPAYFDDAQRQGTKDAARLAGLHVLRLLNEPTAAAIAYGLDSGQEGVIAVYDLGGGTFDISILRLSRGVFEVLATGGDSALGGDDFDHLLVEWIREQAGITVRDDHHLQQALLDTAIQTKIALSNAQRVPVSVVGWQGDITRDQFNTLIAPLVKRTLLSCRRSLKDAGVELDEVKEVVMVGGSTRVPLVREKVGEFFGRTPLTSIDPDKVVAIGAAIQADILVGNKPDSEMLLLDVIPLSLGLETMGGLVEKVIPRNTTIPVARAQEFTTFKDGQTAMMIHVLQGERELVQDCRSLGRFTLRGIPAMPAGGAHIRVTFQVDADGLLSVTAMEKSTGVEASIQVKPSYGLSDDEIATMITDSMQNAQSDMSARRLAEQRVEATRVLESLNSALATDATLLSNDERAEIDAACLELQQAAQQTDASAIEAAIKKLDQQTQEFAARRMDESIRRALAGHSVDEV
- the pepB gene encoding aminopeptidase PepB — translated: MTTEAMLITLSHQPADARWGEKASLTANEQGFTIHLSGDKPQTIIQRAARKIDGQGIKHVKLAGEGWDLESSWAFWQGYRRPKGKRTVEWATLPESQQQELERRLKIVDWVRDTINLPAEDLGPEQLATRAIDLLCSVAGEAISYRITKGEDLREQNYAGLHTVGRGSERSPVLLALDYNPTGKADAPVLACLVGKGITFDTGGYSLKGSSFMDSMKSDMGGAALATGALAMAAARGLQQRVKLYLCCADNMVSGNAFRLGDIIRYRNGKTVEVMNTDAEGRLVLADGLIDACEQNPQWIVDCATLTGAAKTALGNDYHALFSFDDAMIDSLMDSARREGEPFWRLPLEEFHRQHLPSNFAELNNVAGAAHTAGASSAAAFLSHFVKNYQQGWLHIDCSATYRKSAVDQWSAGATGLGVRTLADFLLSKAG